A genomic segment from Rhizoctonia solani chromosome 11, complete sequence encodes:
- a CDS encoding Retrotransposable element Tf2 protein produces MIVGLPISEGFDAILTVIDRFSKMVHFIPTQSTALAIDIANLFITYIWKLHGLPKSTVSDRGPTFNAKFICHLYKRLDIKPTYSTAYHPQTDGQTEQIQQEAKIFIRMFGNHRQSDWVSLLPLAKFALNNLKQTSTGKSPFQICYGYNPRFTVGQKSDESVPNADKHAEFLEKGYDEVKAALSISQERMKHFYDQCHKEEEEIQVGNKVWLSHQNRSTNRPSIKLSHKKLGPYLVIEKIGSHAYKLQLPHTMRIHPVFHINLLTKFHPDPHGRNPPQPAPIITEEGEEEYKVEKILDSKWKGQGKTKKLWYLVKWKGYDEGSNLWEPIDNVGNAQEVLEEFHKEHPNAVGA; encoded by the coding sequence atgattgtgggactacCAATTTCAGAAGGCTTTGACGCCATCCTTACTGTCATTGACCgtttctcaaaaatggttcaCTTTATTCCTACCCAATCCACAGCATTGGCtattgacattgccaacttATTTATTACATACATCTGGAAATTACATGGCCTTCCCAAGAGTACAGTTTCAGATAGAGGCCCTACATttaatgccaagtttatttGCCATCTATATAAAAGGCTAGACATCAAGCCTACATATtctacagcctaccatcctcaaacagATGGTCAAACGGAACAGATACAACAAGAGgccaagatctttatacgtatgtttgggaatcatcGTCAATCAGACTGGGTGTCACTattgccattggccaaatttgccttgaacaatttgaaacagacttccacaggcaaatcccctttccaaatatgTTACGGCTATAATCCAAGATTTACAGTTGGTCAAAAGTCAGATGAATCAGTCCCTAACGCAGACAAACATGCGGAATTCTTAGAAAAGGGCtatgatgaagtcaaggcagcgttatcaatatcccaagaaaggatgaaacacttctatgatcaatgtcacaaggaagaagaagaaattcaagtagggaACAAAGTTTGGCTAAGTCATCAAAATAGATCCACCAATAGACCATCCATCAAGCTTAGCCACAAAAAGCTAGGTCCCTACTTGgtaattgaaaaaattggatCACATGCGTATAAATTACAACTACCCCAtaccatgcgcatacatccagtcttTCACATTAATCTTCTGACAAAAttccatcctgaccctcatggacgcaatcctcctcaacctgcacctatcatcacagaagaaggtgaagaggaatacaaagtagagaAGATCCTAGATAGCAAGTGGAAAGGACAAGGAAAGACAAAGAAGTTATGGTAcctggtcaaatggaaaggttatgatGAAGGAAGTAATTTGTGGGAGCCAATAGACAATGTGGGAAATGCTCAAGAAGTCCTAGAGGAATTTCACAAGGAACACCCCAACGCAGTTGGAGCTTaa
- a CDS encoding Transposon Tf2-7 polyprotein: protein MTRTTGTLPEYSIGERVWLDGKNIELRTNSNKLDPKQLGPFKVTEKVSSHAYRLELPETLKIHDVFYVGLLSKAHESPSQPFPSRPPPETIEGEEEYEVEQIIDSKRQRGKWFYLIKWKGYGPEDNSWEPEELLEHSQEEIKRFNQARLKKACDSAKSL from the coding sequence ATGACCCGGACAACAGGGACACTACCGGAATACTCCATAGGCGAGAgagtctggctagatgggaAGAACATAGAACTCAggacaaactccaacaagctaGATCCCAAACAACTAggaccattcaaggttaCAGAGAAAGTATCCAGCCATGCCTACCGACTGGAACTCCCTGAAACCCTGAAGATCCACGATGTATTCTATGTAGGGCTACTATCCAAGGCACACGAGTCCCcaagccagccattcccaagccgtccccctcctgaaacaatagaaggggaagaagaatatgaagtggaacagatcattgattCCAAGCGTCAACGGGGAAAGTGGTTTtatctgatcaaatggaagggttacggcccagaagacaattcatgggaaccggaagagcTATtagaacacagccaggaagagatcaagcgcttcaaccaagctagactcaaaaaggcttgtgactctgccaagagcctttaa
- a CDS encoding Retrotransposable element Tf2 protein yields the protein MTDAESKALKQHIDKELATGKIRPSTSSAGAPVMFVKKANGSLRLVVNYRKLNDVTHKNVYPLPRQDDLMAKLRHAKLFTKLDLRWGYNNVQIKEGDEWKTAFRTKYGLFEYLVMPFGLTNAPAAFQHFMNDLFRDLIDVTVVIYLDNILIFSEVPEEHPAHVREVLSRLMANQLFCKLSKCHFHVTTVDYLGIVISPAGFSMDQKKIEAVITWPTPKTVKQVQAFLGFVNYLRRFIPNFSTVARPLHNLTKKDSPWSWNTLEEQAFQELKALVTKAPVLIHSNPNTPYFLETDASGVAMGAILSQRGEDNRLHPIVYMSKSFSGAKANYDTHDKELLAIIKALEEWRIFLEATDKPVQVFTDHRNLEYWMQARTFNRRHARWRVFLSNFNFKIHYCPGKQSGKPDALSRRSDYTDTPQEPEVMLPAKVFANTSEEELEIVTEVWNKLREDPSLEPIIQFLTEDADNAPPSIQKAYRDYDWEENLLWYRGKLVVPDSEPLKERLLREFHDSPLAGHPGQQRTLELISRSYWWPGMKSSAKEWVECCPVCQANQRAHVPTIALKPLEVPPFPFHTISYNFITGFPKSNGYDAILVVIDSFSKFGHFIPTSKKVTAKGLANLFISHIWKLHGLPVKTISDRGTTFTGKFLRALYQQLGVKPAFSLAYHPESDGQTERVNQFIEFYLRSYVAANHLDWATWLPLAEYAYNNAKHSATGRTPFELVYGRNPVMNPSNVPANVPEADLVANTLA from the coding sequence ATGAccgacgcagaatcaaaaGCCCTGAAACAGCACATTGACAAAGAattagcaacaggcaagatccgtcccagcacttcctcagcaggtgccccagtcatgtttgtgaaaaAAGCCAATGGATCCCTCCGCCTAGTTGTCAATTacaggaagctgaatgacgtAACTCacaagaacgtctacccgctGCCAAGacaagatgacctcatggccaagttAAGACATGCCAAATTATTCACAAAACTTgacttacgctggggttacaataatgtgcaaatcaaagaaggagatgaatggaagacggcctttaggaccaaatatgggctctttgaatacctagtcatgccctttggtcttacAAATGCTcctgccgccttccagcatttcatgaatgatctattcagggatcttatcgacgtcacagtggtcatCTATTTGGACAACATATTGATCTTTTCAGAAGTACCAGAGGAACACCCAGCCCACgtaagggaagtcctatccaGGTTAATGGCAAATCAACTCTTCTGCAAACTCtcaaagtgccacttccatgtaaccacggttgattacctaggcATTGTTATCTCCCCCGCTGGGTTCTcaatggatcagaagaaaatAGAAGCGGTAATAACatggcccactcccaagacggtcaaacaggttcaggctttcctaggctttgtcaactacctaaGGCGtttcattcccaacttcagcacGGTCGCGCGTcctctccacaacctcacaaaaaaggattccccctggtcatggaaTACATTGGAAGAACAGGCCTTCCAGGAACTCAAGGCGTTGGTCACCAAGGCACCGGTTTtaatccactccaaccccaaCACGCCGTATTTCCTAGAGACAGATGCATccggagtagccatgggagccatccttaGCCAACGAGGAGAAGACAATCGCCTACACCCAATTGTgtatatgtccaaatccttctcaggagccaaagccaactacgacacccatgacaaagagcttctggcaatcattaaagccctggaggaatggagaaTCTTCTTAGAAGCTACGGACAAACCAGTACAAGTGTTCACGGACCATCGCAACcttgaatattggatgcaggcaagaaccttcaaccggcgacatgctagatggcgtgtattcctgagcaatttcaacttcaaaatacattattgcccaggaaaacaatcaggaaagcctgACGCCTTATCCAGGAGGTCAGACTACACGGACACGCCCCAGGAACCAGAGGTTATGCTACCAgccaaggtatttgccaatacatcagaagaggaactcgAGATTGTCACGGAAGTTTGGAATAAACTAAGGGAAGACCCCTCCctagaacccatcatccaattcctaacAGAAGATGCCGACAACGCAcctccctctatccaaaAGGCCTACCGAgactatgactgggaggaaaACCTCCTATGGTACCGAGGGAAACTAGTAGTTCCAGATTCAGAACCCCTAAAAGAGCGACTGctaagggaattccatgactccccgcTGGCCGgccacccaggacaacaaagGACACTTGAACTGATCAGCAGGTCTTACTGGTGGCCTGGTATGAAGTCctcagccaaggaatgggttgaatgctgtCCAGTATGCCAAGCTAACCAACGAGCTCACGTACCTACCATTGCCCTCAAACCCCTAGAGGTTCCCCCATTTCCTTTCCATACCATCTCTTACAATTTCATCACAGGGTTCCCTAAGTCAAATGGGTACGACGCAATACTAGTGGTCATTGACTCATTTTCAAAGTTTggacacttcatcccaacctcaaAAAAGGTCACGGCCAAGGGCCTCGCCAACTTGTTCATCAGCCATATCTGGAAACTACATGGATTGCCAGTCAAGACCATCTCAGACCGCGGAACaacgttcacagggaaattcctaagagCTTTGTATCAACAACTTGGGGTAAAACCAGCCTTTTCCTTGGCTTACCATCCAGAATcagatggccaaacagagagggttaaccagttcatagaattctacctcagatcatatGTTGCCGCCAACCATTTGGATTGGGCCACCTGGCTGCCACTAGCGGAGTATGCCTACAATAACGCAAAGCACTCTGCAACCGGAAGAACCccttttgaattggtttatggaagaaaccctGTCATGAATCCATCCAACGTCCCTgcaaatgtcccagaagcagaccttgtaGCCAATACCTTGGCCTGA
- a CDS encoding Retrotransposable element Tf2 protein — translation MEPEPSLAALLKAVTALTAMVGSLQDQIRSQGQQLTELKAICKETANLLGDKDQGTQAQPGPSTGPVTPPTHSGGETHTPGTVRPGLKAPFRPSRGTGFDSEEEEEPRQPKKEPQGTPRRSLSSLTPFDAGSSVKRPKMDLPNPYKGDTRGRKATQWLDRMLLWVALHRDQFDKEEQMVVWILYHMTDKAADWALPVIGAIIKGEGNPPTTIPALTAKFKEAFADPDAKRAAARKIAALTQTTTTSEYVTEFCNLMAELDWNEEAYIAQFTRGLHWKVKELLSTKDSIPNKLEAIFAASIKIDNIRWENKENRPKKLPVKSLVTATTTSTTTTQRVQLSEDPNYVTPEERDRRCASGLCVKCGQKGHGIKQCPNGWKATIKEVAKPPTQKKDNLDSCVEFVSNFPAEPLKTLIDSGATLNFISPAIVEKYKIPKTQLKNPQVVRMLDGTISQTGCIWHQVQLTVSAHGHTHSIPFLVCPIGNTPAILGMTWLTQESPLIDWSLGTITFPDQVQIASEEEADPNPLADLPAEYHKFA, via the exons atggaaccggagccgtcccttgccgctctcctcaaggctgtcacagccctcacagccatggtcgggtccctacaggaccaaatcagatcacaaggccaacagctcactgagctcaaagccatatgcaaggagaccgccaaCTTACTTggcgacaaggaccaaggaacccaagcccagcctggcccatcgactgggcctgtcacccctcctacccactcaggaggggaaacccacactccaggcacggttaggcctgggctcaaagcTCCCTTCCGTCcttcaagaggaacaggatTTGACtccgaggaggaggaagaaccaaggcaacccaaaaaagagcctcagGGAACGCCTAGGCGGTCactcagctcccttaccccctttgacgcagggtccagcgtaaaaaggcccaagatggacctccccaaCCCGTATAAaggagacaccaggggacgcaaggccacACAATGGCTGGACCGCATGCTGCTCTGGGTGGCCCTAcacagggaccaatttgacaaagaggagcaaatggtcgtgtggatactctaccacatgacagataagGCAGCTGATTGGGCTCTCCCTGTCATAggagccatcatcaagggcgagggcaACCCGCCAACCactatcccggccttaacggccaaattcaaggaggcatttgcagaccctgatgccaaaagggcggctgccaggaaaattgccgcgctgactcagaccacaaccacgtcGGAGTATGTCACAGAATtctgcaatctcatggcggaactcgACTGGAATGAGGAGGCGTATATCGCCCAAttcacgcgcggccttcactggaaggtcaaagaactcctgtccaccaaagACAGTATTCCCAACAAATTAGAGGCTATTTTTGCTGCCTCCATcaagattgacaacatccgttgggagaacaaggagaaccgccccaaGAAGCTCCCTGTCAAGTCCTTGGTCACCGCAACcactacctccaccaccaccactcaacgggtccaactatcagaggaccccaattacgttaccccggaggaaagggaccgtcGTTGCGcatctggcctttgtgtcaaatgcggtcaaaaggggcatggcatcaaacaatgccctaatggttggaaggcaactATCAAGGAAGTTGCCAAG cccccgactcaAAAAAAGGACAATCTAGATAGTTgcgttgaatttgtatca AATTTCCCGGCAGAACCTCTCAAAACTTTAatagactcaggagccacattgaacttcatttcccccgcaattgtggaaaaatacaaaatcccaaaaacccagctcaaaaatccacaagttgtgagaatgctagatggtaccatttcccagactggttgcatttggcaccaggttcaactcacGGTCTCGGCCCATGGCCACACACACTCCATCCCCTTCCTTGTCTGCCCaataggcaacaccccggcaatacttggcatgacatggctgaCCCAGGAATCACCTCTAATAGACTGGTCTTTAGGCACCATCACATTCCCAGACCAAGTCCAGATTGCctcagaggaggaagcagatcCTAATCCACTAGCCGACTTGCCCGCAGAATACCACAAATTTGCTTga
- a CDS encoding feruloyl esterase B, with product MDTLTKWLPLSTILLYGVSARPLDCAALFKDSQTLIKGLKPYASEVHPAKVTFVPVGNIAYPEPVPDLPEFCRFGAEYNTSTTSKFRFEVWLPNSELWNGRFAFVGNGGDAGGVNYADMAIPLTKYGFAVASTNTGHNGTGGDGTFAISNPESQIDFGHRAVHLSTVFAKTVAKSYYGKSSKYNYWIGCSSGGKQGVKSAQMYPEDFDGVVAGAPAQWWPHLNGFTVHANLLNANATTPGAVIPPSFFATLNKEIVDQCDKLDGVADGIITNPRSCKPDLSRIACGSANPSPYLNETNCLSQSQLVTLKAIYTNWTSSDGQFLFPTFEPGSEFGWPGTVNGIPFGPAPDFFSYQVLNKTSVQTLQINETELQRLTKIGDVTDPGQTNAINPNLGPFFKRGGKLMQYHGFADPLIPSGSSLWYYEHVRSFFRNEDLSDRYRLFMLPGLGHCFGGPGATSFGGTGQRSTSQGGSGQSLMFTPQYDMILATMNWVEKGVAPKSLIGVKYNNDNSAQGAAFTRLFCPYPQARRQSTMVVTRTYVASSYSCGIPTKGTPKL from the exons ATGGACACACTCACTAAGTGGTTACCTCTATCTACAATACTGCTATATGGCGTATCTGCAAGGCCATTAGATTGTGCTGCTCTGTTCAAAGATTCTCAGACTCTTATCAAAGGACTCAAACCATATGCATCCGAAGT CCACCCCGCAAAAGTAACATTCGTCCCAGTGGGAAACATAGCATACCCTGAACCAGTGCCCGACCTCCCAGAGTTCTGTCGATTCGGTGCGGAATATAATACGTCCACCACGTCCAAATTTCGTTTTGAAGTGTGGCTACCCAACTCGGAGCTCTGGAATG GTCGTTTCGCATTT GTTGGTAATGGTGGG GATGCTGGCGGTGTCAATTATGCC GACATGGCAATTCCTCTAACAAAATACGGATTTGCAGTAGCGAGCACGAATACTG GGCACAATGG GACTGGAGGCGACGGGACGTTTGCCATTTCTAATCCCGAATCACAG ATTGATTTCGGCCATCGCGCTGTGCATCTCAGTACCGTCTTTGCGAAGACGGTTGCAAAATCGTACTACGGAAAGAGTTCTAAGTATAACTACTGGATTGGATGCTCTAGCGGAGGAAAGCAAG GTGTAAAATCGGCCCAGATGTATCCTGAAGATTTTGATGGAGTTGTTGCGGGTGCAC CTGCTCAATGGTGGCCACACCT CAATGGCTTCACTGTGCATGCCAATCTGTTGAATGCCAATGCTACCACGCCAGGGGCAGTGATACCTCCATCATTCTTTGCGACACTCAACAAAGAAATAGTTGATCAATGCGACAAACTTGATGGGGTTGCTGACGGGATTATAACTAAT CCTAGGTCGTGCAAGCCTGATCTTAGTCGCATTGCATGTGGATCAGCCAATCCCTCCCCATATTTAAACGAGACCAATTGTCTATCTCAGTCTCAGCTCGTAACACTCAAAGCGATTTACACTAACTGGACATCAAGCGACGGACAGTTCTTGTTTCCAACGTTTGAGCCCGGAAGTGAGTTTGGATGGCCTGGCACAGTTAACGGTATTCCATTCGGACCTGCTC CCGACTTTTTCTCTTATCAAGTGCTGAACAAGACTTCTGTTCA GACCTTGCAAATCAACGAAACCGAACTTCAAAGACTCACAAAGATAGGAGACGTAACCGATCCCGGCCAAACCAATGCCATCAATCCTAACTTAGGGCCCTTCTTCAAGCGTGGCGGAAAATTGATGCAGTACCATGGATTCGCCGATCCCCTCATCCC GTCCGGGAGCTCACTCTGGTACTATGAACATGTACGAAGCTTCTTCAGGAACGAAGATTTAAGCGACAGATATCGTTTGTTCATGCTTCCAGGACTCGGCCATTGCTTTGGAGGCCCAGGCGCAACTTCCTTTGGCGGAACGGGCCAGCGAAGCACATCTCAAGGTGGCTCCGGCCAATCCCTAATGTTCACTCCCCAGTACGATATGATCCTGGCTACGATGAACTGGGTAGAGAAGGGTGTAGCTCCGAAATCGCTTATTGGGGTAAAATACAACAATGACAATAGTGCACAAGGCGCTGCATTTACCCGTCTTTTCTGTCCCTATCCTCAGGCAAG GAGGCAATCTACCATGGTGGTGACACGAACGTACGTAGCCAGTAGTTACTCTTGCGGTATACCCACCAAAGGCACCCCGAAGCTCTAA
- a CDS encoding Isonitrile hydratase: MELLGFLTKGFPSQTNPAWPYSPYEFEFDYLAESLDPVVPNVGPAITPTKTFGQVNQTQYDIILVPGGPGTRPSVISPAVVNFVKYQTPGLQYLLSVCTGAWVLANAGVLEGKNATTNKAAFAQIRNETSKKINWIPRARWVVDGSTWTSSGVTAGMDMANAFIKHLVGPEFATKAVNTVELRAAEQDDDPFAEVYGLV; this comes from the exons ATGGAGCTCTTGGGGTTCTTGACTAAAGGTTTTCCAAGTCAAACGAACCCGGCATGGCCATATTCACCATACGAATTCGAATTCGACTACCTTGCCGAGTCATTGGACCCAGTTGTTCCCAACGTAGGCCCGGCCATAACTCCGACGAAAACTTTTGGTCAAGTAAATCAGACTCAATACGACATTATTCTAGTTCCCGGAG GACCCGGGACACGCCCATCCGTAATCTCGCCTGCCGTGGTTAACTTTGTGAAATATCAGACTCCAGGTCTTCAATATCTGCTGTCCGTTTGTACTGGAGCCTGGGTTCTGGCTAATGCTGGGGTTTTGGAAGGGAAAAACGCAACCACCAACAAGGCAGCGTTTGCTCAGATTAGG AACGAGACCAGCAAGAAAATCAACTGGATTCCTAGGGCACGCTGGGTCGTTGATGGCAGCACCTGGACAAGCTCAGGAGTAACCGCAGGAATGGACATGGCTAATGCATTCATCAAGCATCTTGTTGGTCCTGAGTTTGCCACTAAGGCAGTCAATACTGTAGAGCTCAGAGCTGCGGAACAGGATGATGACCCATTTGCGGAGGTTTATGGCCTGGTTTAG
- a CDS encoding ankyrin repeats translates to MRRRSSSPNTPSSESSPSSSDLPLAVPPIESIDVNGAGKEYDEARLFRAFINDNAFDSSVTTVVQPASIGFDRLHSVLSSAQRYHVPPATHVVKPSALIPPAAPPEPETETKPNPDVQVVHPPKENCNNLPVRVRNVPLQGAKSRVETQLKVTIDLVWDPTPRTHFHQASSSSSGYSADAKEELAPTVGSWEWLSLPPGSATKRRGRKEAKIAPTPAQTLTLHTMVHVASAPHTAARACAPILVLIHSSNGLAPSHIFDPCYFSILGTPFSTRTIRSQRPTSSELPDLSSLGCEDDKIVLYNCADVLDFKSGTVDLPYHFYPTRSYRSDCWNGSYASNHDHDDKSTARKVQAQQSAVPGGAGLVPPTPATAISTGPSLVAAIGASTMNGSRKGSKDKGGAKHRMKPYDRSRASSVGLTGIYLSSAPKPHALHHRGVWNAERVVRRCSWNDDAFAYSLSILSPPRSPVILVATPARTHPFRCCHTLPRRTMRRHRPTRVCILRLTRPFTRLSTPLLIRVHSPSRGILSGGMQSDFMDSLLGSTGGLLDMNGDPLLGMDSDTLMANTFAGTDTQMFDPTTTDPTNPDWEAMLQELTNQPPTSGLKPPTPQGAIYVEHPPWGVPATWPPESIDLAPPETTPIPRVSRVVPNSGPIQGGIEVTLLGENFSRAYECKFGDYVATETALGAGAVAVRIKGYENVPLRPGEREVMFTYKDDMDGIGAQGCWAAYDRAAGRTMQYRKEIVAVGEMQNNSNMVVTRLAQSIIESDVTPQDDENGSAQQQQEQGRAPTRQEELIQFLKLLTYPTSVLVVFHQLCRLAPKRNGPNTTSLGGSAWRGGLCARTFAGGADTEIVNAYGMAPIDVAREHARSEVMALLEGADHESDAVEEDEEGSELRAPSLDESTGADADESDLEADDERRSRVPAEVAARKTAPRTICSLQTPHDLLSTRSSTEACVLGRDPSSHLLGPNQVQLRARLARRLGYYPTEVTDREIRAYTHHSQKMRKLKKDRMLVLFWLPILLIVIAWGLYQSIPVAFKAMANTIRGYLPLASR, encoded by the exons ATGCGCAGGCGGTCGTCGTCGCCCAACACGCCTTCCTCCGAGTCATCGCCATCGAGTTCGGATCTTCCACTTGCGGTACCTCCTATCGAGTCGATCGATGTTAATGGAGCAGGAAAAGAATATGATGAAGCCAGGTTGTTCCGAGCGTTCATAAACGATAATGCATTCGA CAGCTCTGTAACAACGGTGGTTCAGCCTGCGAGCATTGGATTCGATCGCCTTCATAGCGTTTTGTCCAGTGCCCAACGATACCACGTGCCCCCTGCTACCCACGTCGTCAAGCCTTCAGCGCTTATTCCGCCTGCTGCTCCT CCTGAGCCAGAGACAGAAACCAAACCCAACCCTGATGTTCAAGTCGTACATCCGCCAAAGGAGAATTGCAACAA TCTGCCCGTTCGGGTCCGGAACGTGCCCCTTCAAGGCGCCAAATCTCGCGTAGAAACTCAACTTAAAGTTACTATCGATCTTGTCTGGGATCCGACACCCCGAACACACtttcatcaag CCTCTTCGAGCTCATCCGGATATTCGGCCGACGCAAAAGAGGAGCTTGCTCCAACGGTCGGCTCGTGGGAATGGTTATCTCTTCCGCCGGGATCTGCGACGAAGCGTAGGGGACGCAAGGAGGCCAAGATAG CACCCACCCCTGCTCAAACGCTCACGCTTCATACGATGGTGCATGTCGCATCCGCCCCGCATACCGCTGCACGCGCAT GTGCTCCAATTCTTGTCCTAATTCACTCTAGTAACGGTCTTGCGCCTTCTCACATATTCGACCCGTGTTACTTTTCAATCCTTGGTACCCCTTTTTCAACCCGTACCATCAGATCCCAACGACCCACCTCATCAGAACTGCCAGACCTGAGTTCACTAGGCTGTGAAGATGACAAAATTGTTCTCTACAATTGCGCCGATGTACTCGATTTTAAGAGTGGCACTGTGGATTTGCCT TATCACTTTTATCCTACGCGATCATACCGGTCGGACTGTTGGAACGGGAGTTACGCCTCCAATCATGATCACGATGATAAATCGACTGCTCGCAAAGTTCAGGCTCAGCAGAGCGCTGTTCCCGGTGGTGCGGGACTGGTTCCGCCCACTCCGGCAACTGCGATATCCACTGGTCCGAGTCTTGTCGCTGCGATCGGTGCGTCTACCATGAACGGGTCGAGGAAAGGTTCAAAGGACAAGGGAGGGGCCAAGCACCGGATGAAGCCATACGATAGGAGCCGAGCGAGTAGCGTTGGGCTAACGGG GATATACCTCTCCTCCGCCCCAAAGCCCCACGCTCTTCACCACAGGGGCGTTTGGAATGCAGAGCGCGTTGTTAGGAGATGTTCATGGAATGACGATGCTTTCGCCTACTCGCTCAGCATTCTATCCCCTCCTCGGTCGCCTGTCATTCTCGTGGCCACACCCGCCCGCACTCACCCGTTCAGATGTTGTCACACCCTCCCTCGTCGAACCATGCGCCGTCACCGTCCCACACGAGTATGCATTCTCCGTCTCACACGGCCCTTCACTCGCCTATCCACACCACTGCTCATTCGCGTGCATTCTCCTTCCCGAGGAATCCTCTCCGGCGGGATGCAAAGTGACTTTATGGACTCTTTGCTGGGTTCCACTGGCGGACTGTTGGATATGAACGGAGACCCATTGCTTGGGATGGACAGCGACACACTCATGGCGAACACGTTTGCCGGAACCGACACTCAAATGTTCGATCCAACCACTACGGATCCTACAAATCCTGACTGGGAGGCCATGCTACAAGAACTGACCAATCAACCACCGACCTCGGGTCTCAAGCCACCCACGCCTCAGGGTGCTATATATGTCGAACATCCGCCGTGGGGTGTCCCTGCTACCTGGCCGCCCGAATCCATCGACCTCGCGCCTCCCGAAACGACACCGATCCCGCGCGTGAGCCGCGTGGTTCCAAACTCGGGCCCGATCCAAGGAGGAATCGAAGTCACGCTCCTGGGCGAAAACTTTTCGCGCGCGTACGAGTGCAAGTTTGGCGATTATGTTGCTACCGAGACTGCGCTTGGG GCTGGGGCGGTGGCTGTTCGGATCAAGGGGTATGAGAATGTACCACTTCGTCCTGGGGAAAGGGAGGTTATGTTCACGTACAAGGATGATATG GATGGAATTGGCGCTCAGGGTTGTTGGGCAGCGTATGACCGGGCGGCAGGAAGAACCATGCAATATCGCAAGGAGATTGTTGCCGTTGGGGAAATGCAGAATAACTCGAACATGGTCGTTACGCGTCTGGCTCAGTCGATCATAGAGTCCGATGTGACCCCACAAGACGACGAAAATGGCTCTGCGCAACAGCAACAAGAACAAGGACGCGCCCCCACGCGACAAGAAGAGCTCATCCAGTTCCTCAAACTCTTGACGTACCCAACGTCGGTTCTCGTGGTGTTCCACCAGCTCTGCCGTCTCGCTCCAAAACGAAACGG GCCAAACACCACTTCACTTGGCGGCTCTGCGTGGAGAGGCGGCTTGTGTGCGCGTACTTTTGCAGGCGGGGCAGATACGGAAATTGTTAACGCATACGGCATGGCTCCCATTGATGTTGCGCGAGAACACGCTCGCTCGGAGGTTATGGCATTGTTGGAGGGCGCTGATCACGAGAGCGATGCGGTTgaggaagacgaagaggGCTCCGAACTCCGAGCACCATCGCTAGACGAATCTACTGGTGCCGACGCAGATGAAAGCGACCTTGAGGCGGATGACGAACGGCGCTCACGAGTCCCAGCGGAAGTAGCAGCGAGGAAGACAGCGCCTCGGACGATCTGTTCGCTGCAGACGCCTCACGACCTTCTCTCGACTCGGTCATCGACGGAGGCCTGCGTTCTTGGGAGAGACCCAAGTTCCCATCTACTTG GGCCCAATCAGGTGCAGCTGCGCGCGCGATTGGCGAGGAGGCTTGGATATTATCCCACCGAAGTAACGGATAGAGAAATTCGCGCGTATACGCATCATAGTCAGAAGATGAGAAAGCTCAAGA AGGATCGCATGCTGGTTCTATTCTGGCTTCCAATTCTACTGA TTGTTATCGCGTGGGGTCTATACCAATCTATCCCGGTGGCATTTAAAGCCATGGCAAACACTATTCGGGGCTATCTTCCCTTGGCCAGCCGATAA